A DNA window from Gillisia sp. Hel1_33_143 contains the following coding sequences:
- a CDS encoding DUF349 domain-containing protein, protein MSQQENENMKKDLHNEDATNSDGNSDTNKEFVLGSASQEKDNSENKNNSGVTESQNAAENKDKDHLEKAMIDESEVSSSQATKDTEEKMAATSSAQLEDEDEDEEELAQSSEKKDIQTEFEDTVAEDSEDETTSERHSIEKKDYHAMSKEELVKEFEHLVSTQKVQAIKEHVEEIKSEFNAKFDEEVEEKKEDFLAEGGNIIDFHYSTPIKKQFNSVYFDYKEKRNNYYQQLKQDLNKNLNKRLEIVEELKGLLDVEENINTTYKHFKELQDRWRTAGSIPRDKYNTVWNTYHHHVENFYDFLHLNRDFRDLDFKHNLEQKLKIIDRAEELTQEKDTSRAFRELQMLHKMWKEELGPVAKEYRDDIWNKFSEATKKIHDLRQSYYDDLEKNYEKNLEIKQEIITKIKSLSEGKYTSHNQWQQQIKELETLREQFFKAGKVPREKNEATWSEFKSNVRQFNRNKNAYYKGLKKEQYDNLERKKELIKIAEDNKDNEDFKATTPLMKKIQADWKKVGHVPRKDSDKVWKQFKAACNHYFNRMHENSNEENAEEMKAFDEKKEMLDSLKSFEFSGDKKTDLPKIKTAIEDWKNIGRVPFNKRFIEGKFNKLLDQLFSKLDVSNTKAEMMKYENKIQALNDADDDKKLRNEHYFLSKKVEETKAEIRQLENNLQFFSNVKDDNPLVKEVLKNIENHKEDLKIWKEKLKAIKSLY, encoded by the coding sequence ATGTCTCAGCAAGAAAACGAAAACATGAAGAAAGATCTCCACAACGAAGATGCTACAAATTCTGATGGAAATTCAGATACAAATAAAGAATTTGTATTAGGATCTGCGAGCCAAGAGAAAGACAATTCTGAAAATAAAAATAATTCTGGAGTAACTGAGTCTCAAAACGCTGCAGAAAATAAAGATAAAGATCATTTGGAAAAGGCCATGATAGATGAAAGTGAAGTTTCCTCATCTCAAGCCACCAAAGATACAGAAGAAAAGATGGCTGCTACCTCTAGTGCTCAATTGGAAGATGAAGATGAAGATGAGGAAGAACTAGCACAATCATCAGAAAAAAAAGATATACAGACGGAGTTTGAAGATACTGTGGCAGAAGATAGCGAAGATGAAACTACCTCTGAAAGACATAGTATAGAGAAGAAGGATTACCATGCAATGTCTAAAGAAGAGCTTGTAAAAGAATTTGAACATTTGGTAAGCACTCAAAAAGTGCAAGCCATTAAAGAACACGTTGAAGAGATAAAATCTGAATTCAATGCTAAATTTGATGAAGAGGTTGAGGAAAAGAAAGAAGATTTCTTAGCAGAAGGAGGTAATATTATAGACTTCCACTACTCTACTCCCATCAAAAAACAATTCAACTCTGTTTATTTCGACTATAAAGAGAAAAGAAATAATTACTATCAACAGCTAAAGCAAGATCTAAATAAGAACTTAAATAAGCGACTTGAGATCGTTGAAGAATTAAAAGGCTTGTTGGATGTTGAAGAAAATATTAATACCACCTATAAGCATTTTAAGGAGCTACAAGACAGATGGAGAACTGCAGGATCTATTCCGCGAGATAAATACAATACGGTTTGGAACACGTATCATCATCATGTAGAGAATTTCTATGATTTCCTTCATTTGAACAGAGATTTTAGAGATCTAGATTTCAAGCATAATTTAGAGCAGAAATTAAAGATCATAGATAGAGCAGAAGAACTAACTCAGGAGAAAGACACTAGCAGAGCGTTTAGAGAACTGCAGATGTTGCATAAAATGTGGAAGGAAGAATTGGGACCTGTAGCTAAAGAATATAGAGATGACATCTGGAATAAGTTTAGCGAAGCTACTAAAAAGATCCACGATCTTAGACAATCTTATTATGATGATTTAGAAAAGAACTATGAGAAGAATCTTGAGATTAAGCAAGAGATCATAACCAAGATAAAGTCACTATCTGAAGGAAAATATACCTCTCACAATCAATGGCAACAGCAAATTAAAGAATTAGAGACGCTAAGAGAACAATTCTTTAAGGCAGGAAAAGTGCCACGTGAGAAGAATGAAGCTACCTGGAGTGAATTCAAATCTAACGTAAGACAATTCAACCGTAATAAAAATGCTTACTACAAAGGTTTGAAGAAAGAGCAATATGATAACCTTGAACGTAAGAAAGAGCTTATTAAAATTGCTGAAGACAATAAAGATAACGAAGATTTTAAAGCCACTACTCCACTCATGAAAAAGATCCAGGCAGACTGGAAAAAAGTGGGTCATGTTCCTAGAAAAGACAGTGATAAAGTATGGAAGCAATTTAAAGCAGCTTGCAATCATTACTTTAATAGAATGCACGAGAATAGCAATGAAGAGAATGCAGAAGAAATGAAGGCTTTCGATGAGAAAAAAGAAATGCTAGACTCTTTAAAATCTTTTGAATTCTCTGGAGACAAAAAAACAGATCTTCCAAAGATTAAAACTGCGATAGAAGACTGGAAAAATATTGGAAGAGTACCATTTAATAAACGTTTTATTGAAGGAAAGTTCAACAAACTTCTAGACCAATTATTCTCTAAGCTGGATGTGAGCAACACTAAGGCTGAGATGATGAAATACGAGAATAAGATTCAAGCCTTAAATGATGCAGATGATGATAAAAAACTTAGAAATGAGCATTATTTCTTGAGTAAGAAAGTGGAAGAGACCAAAGCTGAAATTAGGCAGTTGGAGAACAATCTTCAATTTTTCTCTAATGTGAAGGATGATAATCCTCTAGTGAAAGAAGTTCTTAAGAATATAGAAAATCATAAAGAAGATCTTAAGATCTGGAAAGAGAAGCTAAAAGCGATAAAATCTTTATACTAA
- a CDS encoding shikimate dehydrogenase family protein, which produces MKTYGLIGKNISYSFSRSYFSDKFSQLKIDAEYVNFDLQNIDQLYSVLKETPNLGGLNVTIPYKEQIIPFLTNLDPIAKEIGAVNTIKLDNKGALTGYNTDYYGFQESLRPHLKDHHKKALILGTGGASKAIAYTLQKLNIAHTSVSRSAIDGEITYSDLNKEVLADHLLIINCTPLGTFPDVDAYPPIPVEFLTPNHLLYDLIYNPKITKLMKLTMNANGQVINGEKMLELQAEKAWEIWNK; this is translated from the coding sequence ATGAAAACCTACGGTTTAATAGGTAAAAATATATCATATTCGTTCTCTCGGTCTTATTTTTCTGATAAATTCAGTCAACTTAAGATAGATGCAGAGTATGTGAATTTTGATCTTCAAAATATAGATCAGCTCTATAGCGTACTTAAAGAGACCCCGAATCTTGGAGGTCTTAATGTGACTATTCCATATAAGGAACAAATAATTCCCTTTTTAACTAATTTAGATCCCATAGCCAAAGAGATTGGAGCGGTTAACACGATCAAGCTAGACAACAAAGGAGCGCTTACCGGTTATAATACAGATTATTATGGTTTTCAAGAATCCTTACGTCCACATTTAAAAGATCACCACAAAAAGGCATTAATTTTAGGTACTGGTGGAGCATCTAAAGCTATTGCGTATACCCTTCAGAAATTAAATATAGCTCATACATCTGTATCCAGGAGTGCTATAGATGGAGAAATAACCTATTCCGATCTCAATAAAGAAGTACTCGCAGATCACCTTCTAATAATAAATTGTACGCCATTAGGAACTTTTCCTGATGTGGATGCCTACCCTCCAATTCCCGTAGAATTTTTAACTCCAAATCATCTCCTTTACGATCTTATTTACAATCCCAAAATCACTAAGTTGATGAAATTAACCATGAATGCAAACGGACAGGTAATTAATGGTGAAAAAATGTTGGAGCTACAGGCAGAAAAAGCCTGGGAGATCTGGAATAAATAA
- a CDS encoding DUF368 domain-containing protein: MLQQTRTFSDKILLVLKGLAMGAANKVPGVSGGVVAFVAGFYEEFIYSLQKINLKAFKLLLGGRFRSLYSYINGRFLSLLILGMIISYFSISKLLDYLIIHYEIYVWAAFFGMIIGSVYYISKDFDHWSKRSVLFVIAGIIAGVAISFLEPAKENDNLFFVFFCGIVGVSGMTLPGLSGSFILMLFGNYVLLLIDSVNALFDTMTDLVFLDFSFIHNSERIRLLQVLAMFSLGSLAGLVSLSHLLGYVLKKYKKETYSVIIGFITGSLGVVWPWKEKIFKINAEGKFLVDRHGNYIIDNYDRYFPSFSDPATYLAVLCVFIGIFIVLGLAWYEQRNSLK; this comes from the coding sequence ATGCTTCAACAAACGAGAACCTTTAGTGATAAGATCTTATTAGTATTAAAAGGTCTTGCAATGGGTGCTGCCAATAAAGTGCCCGGTGTATCTGGAGGTGTTGTTGCATTTGTTGCGGGTTTCTACGAAGAATTCATCTACTCCCTTCAAAAGATAAATTTAAAAGCGTTTAAGCTGCTGTTAGGCGGCAGGTTTAGAAGCCTGTATAGCTATATTAATGGAAGATTTCTAAGTCTCTTGATATTAGGGATGATCATAAGTTATTTCAGCATTTCAAAACTGCTTGATTATCTTATTATTCATTATGAAATTTATGTGTGGGCTGCTTTTTTCGGAATGATCATAGGCTCGGTCTACTACATTAGCAAAGATTTTGATCACTGGTCTAAAAGATCTGTTCTTTTCGTAATTGCCGGAATTATTGCTGGAGTAGCCATTAGTTTCTTAGAACCAGCTAAAGAAAATGATAATTTATTCTTCGTTTTCTTTTGCGGGATAGTAGGTGTTAGCGGAATGACACTGCCCGGGCTCTCTGGCTCCTTTATACTGATGCTTTTTGGAAACTATGTACTTCTTCTAATAGATTCTGTAAATGCCTTATTTGATACAATGACAGATCTTGTATTCTTGGATTTTTCATTTATTCATAATTCTGAAAGAATAAGATTACTTCAAGTTTTAGCAATGTTCTCTTTAGGCTCTTTAGCAGGATTGGTATCATTATCACACCTTTTGGGATATGTGCTTAAAAAATATAAAAAAGAGACGTATTCAGTTATTATTGGTTTTATTACTGGTTCTCTAGGAGTAGTTTGGCCTTGGAAAGAAAAGATCTTTAAGATAAATGCTGAAGGAAAATTTTTAGTAGACAGGCATGGAAATTATATAATAGACAATTACGATAGATACTTTCCTAGTTTTAGTGATCCAGCAACATATCTGGCTGTACTATGCGTATTCATTGGGATATTTATAGTCTTAGGCCTGGCTTGGTATGAACAAAGAAATTCTCTAAAATGA
- a CDS encoding DUF368 domain-containing protein, with the protein MQRSLKEYFTITLKGMAMGAADVVPGVSGGTIAFITGIYQELINTISGIDFSLIQVWRESGTKAMWRKANGSFLLALLTGILISILTLMRLTNYLLDNHPVMVWSFFFGLIVASVWFVAKQIPKWNFKIVLALIIGAALALYISSLPPLNVQSNNWFLFLAGALAVCAMILPGISGAFILVLLGAYKTITEAAQNLDFKTLAIVAVGAVFGLLSFSRILKWLFNNYSNITLAVLTGFIAGSLNKIWPWKEVLETAKYGEKIVVIKEISVLPSNFDGDPHLLAAIILMIVGFLLILFLERIATQKPITEDASTNENL; encoded by the coding sequence ATGCAGCGAAGTTTAAAGGAGTACTTTACAATTACCTTAAAAGGAATGGCAATGGGTGCCGCAGATGTGGTACCGGGAGTTTCCGGAGGAACAATCGCATTCATAACGGGAATCTATCAAGAATTAATAAATACTATTAGCGGTATAGATTTCTCTCTTATTCAAGTTTGGAGAGAAAGTGGAACAAAGGCCATGTGGCGTAAAGCTAATGGCTCATTTTTATTAGCGCTACTTACCGGGATCCTAATTAGTATTTTAACCTTAATGAGACTTACCAATTATTTATTGGATAATCATCCGGTAATGGTATGGTCTTTCTTCTTTGGGCTTATAGTTGCCAGTGTTTGGTTTGTAGCCAAGCAAATCCCTAAATGGAATTTTAAAATTGTATTGGCGCTAATTATTGGCGCGGCGTTGGCTTTATACATTAGCTCCTTACCTCCATTAAATGTTCAAAGTAATAACTGGTTCTTATTTTTAGCAGGTGCTTTGGCAGTTTGTGCTATGATCCTTCCCGGGATTTCTGGCGCATTCATTCTGGTGTTATTAGGAGCCTATAAGACCATCACAGAAGCTGCACAGAATTTAGATTTTAAGACATTAGCTATTGTAGCGGTGGGCGCTGTTTTCGGATTACTTTCTTTTTCAAGAATCTTAAAATGGCTTTTCAATAACTACAGCAATATTACTTTAGCAGTATTAACAGGTTTTATAGCAGGATCTTTAAACAAGATATGGCCTTGGAAAGAGGTTTTGGAGACTGCTAAGTATGGAGAGAAAATAGTTGTTATTAAAGAAATATCTGTGCTTCCGTCTAACTTTGACGGAGATCCTCATCTTTTAGCAGCTATTATTTTGATGATTGTTGGATTTTTATTAATACTTTTCCTAGAACGAATTGCGACCCAAAAACCAATAACCGAAGATGCTTCAACAAACGAGAACCTTTAG
- a CDS encoding tetratricopeptide repeat protein: MQLSHNEENNFSLTRFESMLKTNDVLFFDSEEFEDIINHYLENGKIALAKKAVKLGLTQHPTSTNLKLYKVEILVFEDKLDLADGLLNELHDLESSNEEIYIQKANIFSKRDDHQKAIQMLEAALEITMDEADVYSLLGMEYLFLEDFENAKLSFMKCLEADDEDYSALYNIMYCFDFLEQKNEAIDYLNMFLNKNPYCEVAWHQIGKQYFDLKQFEKALNAFDFAIISDEHFIGAYLEKGKVLEKLGRYNEAIENYKITLDLDDPTSFAYLRIGKCFEKLGLEELALEHYSKTVKEDPLLDKGWIAITDFYFKKGNYQKALYFINKAIGIDEENVLYWKRYAKINSKLSYFEEAEKGYQKTIDLGNYELETWIRRCDILINLGEYETAVQNLIQALEFYPETAEIEFRLAGLYFSLNEGDKGYFHLNNGLKIDTEYYIIIEELFPAIFSRKSIKEMINSYLKAS; encoded by the coding sequence ATGCAATTAAGTCATAACGAAGAAAACAATTTCTCACTTACCCGTTTTGAATCTATGTTAAAAACAAACGATGTGTTGTTTTTTGATTCAGAAGAATTTGAGGATATCATAAATCATTATCTAGAGAATGGCAAAATAGCTTTGGCTAAGAAAGCCGTTAAACTAGGTTTGACGCAGCACCCTACGTCTACCAATTTGAAACTTTACAAAGTAGAAATTTTGGTATTTGAAGATAAATTAGATCTTGCAGATGGGCTTTTAAATGAGCTACATGATCTGGAGTCTTCTAATGAAGAGATCTATATTCAAAAAGCAAATATTTTCTCAAAGAGAGATGATCACCAAAAAGCAATTCAAATGTTGGAAGCTGCTTTAGAGATCACCATGGATGAGGCTGATGTTTACTCCCTTTTAGGAATGGAATACCTGTTTTTGGAAGATTTTGAGAATGCAAAGCTTAGTTTTATGAAATGTCTGGAGGCAGATGATGAAGATTATTCTGCTCTTTATAATATCATGTATTGTTTTGATTTTCTAGAACAAAAGAACGAAGCTATAGATTACCTCAATATGTTCTTAAATAAAAACCCATATTGTGAGGTAGCATGGCATCAAATTGGAAAACAATATTTTGATCTAAAACAGTTTGAAAAAGCTTTGAACGCTTTTGACTTTGCTATTATTAGCGATGAGCATTTTATTGGAGCTTATCTTGAAAAGGGGAAAGTTCTGGAAAAATTAGGTCGTTATAACGAAGCTATAGAAAACTATAAGATCACTTTAGATCTGGATGATCCTACTTCATTTGCATATTTAAGAATAGGAAAGTGTTTCGAAAAGCTAGGCTTGGAAGAATTAGCGCTAGAACATTATTCAAAAACTGTTAAGGAAGATCCTTTATTAGATAAAGGATGGATTGCAATTACAGATTTTTATTTTAAAAAAGGGAATTATCAAAAAGCCTTGTATTTTATAAATAAAGCTATTGGTATAGATGAGGAGAATGTTCTTTATTGGAAACGTTATGCAAAGATCAATAGTAAGTTGAGCTACTTCGAAGAAGCTGAGAAAGGTTATCAAAAAACTATCGATCTTGGTAATTATGAATTAGAGACATGGATTAGAAGGTGTGATATTTTAATAAATCTTGGAGAATATGAAACTGCAGTTCAAAATTTAATTCAAGCCTTAGAGTTCTATCCTGAAACTGCGGAAATTGAATTTAGGTTAGCAGGTTTATATTTTAGTCTCAATGAAGGTGATAAAGGATACTTTCATCTAAATAATGGATTAAAGATAGATACGGAATACTATATAATTATCGAAGAACTTTTCCCTGCCATCTTTAGCAGAAAGAGCATAAAAGAAATGATCAATTCTTATCTGAAAGCCTCCTGA
- a CDS encoding aspartate aminotransferase family protein — protein MKEDFLKFQAQTTPHPLGMEVDHAKGSYIFSKQGDKYLDFVAGVSACSLGHCHPRVVNAIKTQAESYLHVMVYGEYAQGPAVAFSKLLASHLPPTLSKTYLTNSGTEAIEGALKLARRATGRTQILAAKSAYHGNTMGSLSLMDFEERVKPFRPLIGDVSFMQFNNSNDLNKITSKTAAVILETIQGGAGFILPKNDYLKKVKERCQEVGALLILDEIQPGFGRTGKLFGFQHFGMVPDILVTGKGMGGGLPIGAFTASEEVMDLLSENPKLGHITTFGGNALIAAAALATLQEITESDLMAETLIKEELIRSLLVHPLISEIRGKGLMLAAITPSEDIATEVILKCQEKGLISFWLLFEKRAVRITPPLTISIDEIKEGCGIIIDVLNDINQ, from the coding sequence TTGAAAGAAGATTTTTTAAAGTTCCAAGCTCAAACTACTCCCCACCCTTTGGGAATGGAAGTAGATCACGCCAAAGGCAGCTATATTTTTTCCAAACAAGGAGATAAATACTTAGATTTTGTAGCAGGAGTATCTGCTTGTAGCTTAGGACATTGTCATCCCAGAGTTGTAAATGCCATAAAAACTCAGGCAGAATCTTACTTACACGTAATGGTTTATGGAGAATATGCCCAAGGGCCTGCGGTAGCATTTTCTAAATTATTAGCATCTCACCTGCCTCCTACGCTTAGTAAAACCTATTTAACCAATTCTGGAACCGAGGCCATAGAAGGCGCACTAAAATTAGCCAGAAGAGCAACAGGTAGAACGCAGATATTAGCAGCCAAATCTGCATATCATGGAAATACTATGGGGTCTTTAAGTCTTATGGATTTTGAAGAACGAGTAAAGCCTTTTAGACCTTTAATTGGTGATGTTTCTTTTATGCAATTTAATAATAGTAATGATCTTAATAAAATAACGTCTAAGACAGCAGCTGTCATTTTAGAGACCATTCAAGGTGGTGCAGGATTTATTTTACCTAAGAATGATTATCTTAAAAAAGTGAAGGAGCGTTGCCAGGAAGTTGGTGCTCTTTTAATCTTAGATGAAATTCAACCCGGATTTGGAAGAACAGGGAAGTTATTTGGATTTCAACATTTTGGAATGGTACCGGATATTCTGGTTACAGGAAAAGGAATGGGCGGCGGACTCCCAATTGGAGCATTTACAGCGTCTGAAGAAGTGATGGATCTACTAAGCGAAAATCCTAAATTAGGACATATAACCACTTTTGGAGGTAATGCTTTAATTGCAGCAGCAGCACTAGCAACATTGCAAGAGATCACAGAATCAGACCTTATGGCAGAGACGCTAATAAAGGAGGAACTTATAAGATCTCTTTTAGTACATCCATTAATATCAGAAATAAGAGGAAAGGGATTAATGCTCGCTGCTATCACTCCTTCCGAGGATATTGCTACAGAAGTTATTTTAAAATGTCAAGAAAAAGGACTTATTTCATTTTGGTTATTATTTGAAAAAAGAGCCGTTAGAATTACTCCTCCGCTTACTATATCTATTGATGAAATTAAAGAAGGATGTGGCATTATTATTGACGTTCTCAATGATATAAATCAATAA
- a CDS encoding OstA-like protein, translating into MFIIGFLLTSKPIIAQTKKIDYTSDRTLKDENKYPGAIILSKVENQVHFIHEGIEIWCDQAIHYDQANFFKAYGNVRMQQGDTVTMQSNYAEYNGTTKFAFASGKVKMTRPQTSLETDTLFFDRIKQQAYYRSGGTIRDTASVLTSKVGRYYMDEDKYSFLSKVTVTNPEYVINSDQLDFYSENGYAYLYGPTTIESKTSTVYCERGFYNTRLDNGYFVKNSRIDYDNRILKGDSLYFNRKNSFASGTNNIKVIDTLNHSLITGHYAEVYREKDSVFITKRAVAATVQDQDSIFVHSDTLMVMGKPENRIIKGYYDVRMFKSDMSGKSDSIYINQKSGLTKLININKGPVTSVSIKRSPVVWSGDNQITGDTIHLQSNPKTEKLDSIRVFNNAFMIQKDSIEGYNQLKGKELTGLFVDNELYQVDIIKNTETIFYSRNDESELLGINKTLSSSIKILFEKNKIEDIYYYKQVEGNLNPEDEFPENVRKLTGFNWRGEERLLSKADLFAGQPEPTLTKIKGIELPESQEEFFDDSKRKEPLLNENSRLKPTDLKDERSDSIQQQFKPKATPELKEKENKTKASVN; encoded by the coding sequence ATGTTCATTATAGGTTTTCTGCTGACTTCAAAACCTATTATAGCTCAGACCAAAAAGATTGATTATACCAGTGATCGAACTCTAAAGGATGAAAACAAGTACCCTGGAGCGATCATTTTAAGTAAAGTGGAGAATCAGGTACATTTTATTCACGAAGGAATAGAAATTTGGTGTGACCAGGCAATACATTATGATCAGGCGAATTTCTTTAAAGCTTACGGTAATGTAAGAATGCAACAAGGAGATACTGTGACTATGCAAAGTAATTACGCTGAGTACAATGGTACCACGAAGTTTGCTTTTGCCAGTGGAAAAGTGAAAATGACCAGACCTCAAACCTCTTTAGAGACAGATACTTTATTCTTTGATAGAATTAAACAACAGGCTTATTATAGAAGTGGTGGTACTATAAGAGATACCGCGAGTGTTCTAACTAGTAAGGTTGGAAGATATTATATGGATGAAGATAAATATTCATTTCTATCTAAAGTAACCGTTACGAACCCAGAATATGTTATAAATTCAGATCAATTAGATTTTTACTCAGAGAATGGATATGCTTATTTATATGGGCCAACCACCATAGAGAGTAAAACAAGTACGGTTTACTGTGAACGTGGATTTTACAATACACGTTTAGACAATGGTTACTTTGTAAAAAATTCACGGATAGATTATGACAATAGAATCTTGAAAGGTGACAGTCTATATTTTAACAGGAAGAATAGTTTTGCATCTGGAACCAACAATATTAAAGTTATAGATACATTAAATCACAGTCTCATTACAGGTCATTATGCTGAAGTCTATAGAGAGAAAGATTCAGTATTTATTACCAAAAGAGCTGTAGCGGCAACCGTACAAGATCAAGATTCTATATTTGTACATAGTGATACTTTAATGGTGATGGGAAAACCTGAAAATAGAATTATTAAAGGTTATTATGATGTTAGAATGTTTAAGAGTGATATGAGCGGCAAAAGTGACTCTATTTATATCAATCAAAAAAGTGGACTCACAAAATTGATCAATATTAATAAGGGTCCTGTTACTTCTGTTAGTATTAAAAGAAGTCCTGTGGTATGGTCTGGCGATAATCAAATTACCGGAGACACTATTCACCTTCAAAGCAATCCAAAAACAGAAAAACTAGATTCTATAAGAGTTTTTAATAACGCTTTTATGATACAGAAAGATAGTATTGAAGGATATAATCAGCTTAAGGGCAAAGAGCTTACTGGTTTATTTGTAGATAATGAGCTTTATCAGGTTGATATAATAAAGAATACCGAAACCATATTTTATAGCAGAAATGATGAAAGTGAACTTCTAGGTATCAATAAAACACTATCGAGCTCTATAAAAATTCTTTTTGAAAAGAATAAAATTGAAGATATCTATTACTATAAACAAGTAGAGGGTAATTTAAATCCTGAAGATGAATTTCCGGAAAATGTAAGAAAGCTTACAGGATTTAATTGGAGAGGAGAAGAAAGACTACTAAGCAAAGCAGATCTTTTTGCCGGTCAGCCAGAACCTACGTTAACTAAGATTAAAGGTATTGAACTACCTGAGAGTCAAGAAGAATTCTTTGATGATAGTAAACGCAAGGAACCTCTATTAAATGAAAATTCCAGATTGAAGCCTACAGATCTTAAAGATGAAAGATCAGACTCTATTCAACAGCAATTCAAGCCGAAAGCTACACCAGAATTGAAAGAAAAAGAAAATAAAACAAAAGCATCCGTTAATTGA